Genomic segment of Zerene cesonia ecotype Mississippi chromosome 7, Zerene_cesonia_1.1, whole genome shotgun sequence:
GTGATAGTTCTGTGGTACCTACTACAAACAAATAGCAAATTCCATAATTTTcgatataaatcattttgttaCGTGTTGTTTATCGTGCGTAGAGGTGTGTGCTAATgagtaatgtttttattctgaTACTGCATTGAATACTAGTCttatacagttttaaaacaatattgcaGATCGTATAACAAACCTGACAAACTGGATTGCGAATAATGATGGACTCGGACTCGTCCGGTGCGGACTTTTGTCGCTTCTGTAGATCAGAGGCTTCGTCCGACCGGCCACTATTTCATCCGTGTATATGTACGGGTTCAATAAAATGGATTCACCAGGAATGTTTAGTGCAATGGATGCGATATTCACGAAAAGAAATATGCGAACTTTGCGGTCATCGCTTCTCGTTCATGCCCATCTATTCTCCGGATATGCCTCGCAGACTGCCCTTACGTGATGTTGTTGGTGGATTAGTGACATCCGTCGCATCAGCGGTGAAAGATTGGCTTCACTACACACTCGTCGCCCTCGCCTGGCTTGGAATAGTCCCATTAACTGCGTGTAGGACGTATCGCTGTTTATTTTCTGGTTCATTAGACCCAGTGATATCTCTACCATTCGACATAGTCTCAGCTGAGAACTTGGCGAAAGATGTTTTCTCTGGATGCTTTGTTGTTACATGCACTCTATTCTCGTTTATTGGTTTGGTGTGGCTGAGAGAGCAGATTATGCATGGTGGCGGCCCAGATTGGATGGAGAGGGAAAATTTACCAGCACCACCAGCTGAAGAGCCTTTACAGGATAATAACAATGAGAATATTAATGAAGGAGCTGTTGATGATGTTGGAGCAAGAGAAGAGCCAAATGGTGAAGCTGCAGAGGATCCATTGGTGGGTGATGAAGCAAACTGGAACCCAATGGAATGGGATCGGGTAGCTGCAGAAGAGTTAACTTGGGCTAGGTTATTGGGGTTGGATGGGTCAATGGTGTTTCTAGAACATGTGTTTTGGGTTGTATCTCTGAatacattgtttattgttgGATTTGCTTTCTGTCCCTATCAAATAGGGCAGCTTGGGGCTACAGTAGCTGGACTTACTGCAGAGGGACCTTTTGCTGGTCCTTTGAAAGCATTATCAGGATATGTTATTGTTGCTGCGCTGTTGGCCATACTTCACGCTATGGCATCGTTGCTAAGGCTGAGAAGTGCTAAAAAGGCTCTGGGATTCTGCTATGTCGTTGTAAAAGTGGCTCTACTATCTGTTGTTGAAGTAAGTATATTTGcctaacattataaatctgaCAGAACAGTGAATGCTGAGAgagtacttataaaaaaaggaagGACAAATGTAGTTTAAgaccaatatattttttaaatgtgtaaaattttttttcatagaatAGTTTCAAAATGATCAGAGCCCACTCACATTACACctattatatgtttaacaaGAATAAGTGAGGTTTAGAAACTCATAGACAACTTTTACAACATAAAAGTAGTTTCAATATCAAATGGGAACACTTCTCActtgaaagaaaattattttactattcatGAATTTCAGGACATTTAACTTGCAAATTTTTTGAATATCTTTGCTTTTCTAATTTTCAACAGCTAATGATTTAATTGAGCCATGCATTATAGTATGCCATTACTTTTGGCactattcaataattaattaatgtttataagttGTAACATTATGAAGAAATTAAGggatttattatctgttttataATGTCTTCTCTCATTAGCTAGAGTGTTATAACTCATACCACATGAGGCTCTtaacataacttttaaataaggcttataactaatttgaaacaattaattacagATTGGTGTTATCCCACTAGTATGCGGGTGGTGGTTAGACCTATGCTCCCTATCGATGTTTGATGCAACACTGAAAGACAGGGAGACGAGTCTCCATGCAGCTCCGTGGACTCTAATGTTCATCCACTGGCTTGTTGGAATGGTGTATGTCTACTATTTTGCATCTTTCATATTGCTGCTGCGAGAAGTGCTAAGGCCTGGTGTACTTTGGTTCTTGAAGAACTTGAATGATCCTGATTTTAGTCCCGTTCAGGtgagttaaaaatgtatatgaaaaTTGGTAATAGACAAGTCTAAACTGTCTAACTGTCTAACCctgaatatttaaagaaaatattttacaaaacaactTCTCTGTtctaaaatagatataataaaattttatgtaaagtgttaaaaaaaattgtagtgTACTAGGcattattttacatgtatCAAATAGTAAGTTCTGATTATTTGAGcgtaattaacaatattaatgtattagtttttaagaaaataaagcaaaccacattgtattgtataatatgaaaaaaaagtttttatttgtttagacaggccaaaaaaattatcagtGTGTTTACTAtcacaacaaataaattatgtgacAAAAGTATAGATTaagaaaaaatgcattttactATCATATTTTAAGTGTAAGTTATCATCATTATAACAGATTTGTTTTGAATGACTAAAGTTTATCAAAGAAAgtctgaataaaatatataaactaaaatattaatatgatttattaacaCTATAAAAACAagactattttttttctcgagttcaaactatctttgcactaaattttatccaaattggTTCCATGGTTAAGACTTGAAGAAGAGACATACACACAGAGTAGTTTTCGcacttaaaatgttaattgggatttattgtataaagattaattgtgtatgctatatttttatatataaggaaaCACCAATATGATATGGACAATTATCCTCTCGACAACCTATACATAGAATATaagcataatataatcattactATATTTTCCTTGTAATTTGTAGAGATAAAAActcttaatatatgtaaacatGATAGTAACAGCTGtacaatgaaatgaaatataaatataataataaaaaggctttaaatatttaacttttcaattaaaataagcattatatttttacttttttcttttaataatttgtaaagatt
This window contains:
- the LOC119840811 gene encoding E3 ubiquitin-protein ligase MARCHF6; the protein is MMDSDSSGADFCRFCRSEASSDRPLFHPCICTGSIKWIHQECLVQWMRYSRKEICELCGHRFSFMPIYSPDMPRRLPLRDVVGGLVTSVASAVKDWLHYTLVALAWLGIVPLTACRTYRCLFSGSLDPVISLPFDIVSAENLAKDVFSGCFVVTCTLFSFIGLVWLREQIMHGGGPDWMERENLPAPPAEEPLQDNNNENINEGAVDDVGAREEPNGEAAEDPLVGDEANWNPMEWDRVAAEELTWARLLGLDGSMVFLEHVFWVVSLNTLFIVGFAFCPYQIGQLGATVAGLTAEGPFAGPLKALSGYVIVAALLAILHAMASLLRLRSAKKALGFCYVVVKVALLSVVEIGVIPLVCGWWLDLCSLSMFDATLKDRETSLHAAPWTLMFIHWLVGMVYVYYFASFILLLREVLRPGVLWFLKNLNDPDFSPVQEMIHLPVWSHIRRLIVSAMVFGTAVLFMLWLPIRVIKYVLPGFLPYAVAVHTEAPVNELSLELLLLQVILPALLEQSHTRTWLKAGLRAWCACAAGALGLRSYLLGQASRQADQHPPPHPPHQLGAAHQALMWREGPAGFEPYVRVSWFPLRLTALLGFVSISLVLASALTLVIPVAIGRKVMALWLPKASEGVHELYTAACGMYVCWAVGRGGALAAGWARGGRAALLARAALWARRAARAALAALALLGLVPLLFGLLLELVLVIPLRVPLEQSPVLFVWQDWALGVLYTKIVCALTMMGPDWSMRRAIEKAYRDGIREMDLKFILLAVAAPLVRWLGLALAVPYAFAHSVAPLGVQSAAQRNLLARRVYPALLVISVLAALAVFQIRQFRKLYEHIKNDKYLVGQRLVNYDHRRHKHVSSH